Proteins encoded by one window of Ursus arctos isolate Adak ecotype North America unplaced genomic scaffold, UrsArc2.0 scaffold_22, whole genome shotgun sequence:
- the LOC123000609 gene encoding olfactory receptor 52H1 has translation MIVFNLSNYNPGPFILVGIPGLEQCHVWIGIPFCIIYIVALVGNCTLLYLIVVERSLHEPMFFFLSMLAMTDLVLSTSGVPKTLSIFWLGAREITFPGCLTQMFFLHYTFVLDSAILMAMAFDRYVAICSPLRYATILTPKTISKIAVGISFRSFCIILPDVFLLTRLPFCKTRIIPHTYCEHIGVARLACADISINIWYGFCVPIMTVISDVILIAVSYTLILCAVFRLPSRDARQKALGTCGSHVCVILMFYTPAFFSILAHRFGHNVSRTFHIMFANLYVVIPPALNPVVYGVKTKQIRDKVILLFSTKCT, from the coding sequence ATGATCGTTTTCAACCTGAGCAATTACAACCCAGGCCCCTTCATTCTGGTGGGGATCCCAGGGCTGGAGCAATGCCATGTGTGGATTGGGATTCCCTTCTGTATCATCTATATTGTGGCCCTCGTGGGAAACTGTACCCTTCTCTACCTCATTGTGGTGGAGCGTAGCCTTCATGAACCcatgttcttctttctctccatgcTGGCCATGACTGACCTCGTCCTATCCACAtctggtgttcccaaaacactcAGTATCTTTTGGCTTGGGGCTCGAGAAATCACATTCCCAGGGTGTCTCACACAAATGTTCTTCCTCCACTATACCTTTGTCCTAGATTCAGCCATCTTGATGGCCATGGCATTTGATCGTTATGTGGCCATCTGCTCTCCCCTGAGATACGCCACTATCTTGACCCCCAAGACCATCAGCAAGATTGCAGTGGGCATCTCCTTTCGAAGCTTCTGCATCATCTTGCCAGATGTATTCTTGCTTACACGCCTGCCTTTCTGCAAGACACGCATCATCCCGCACACGTACTGTGAGCACATAGGTGTTGCCCGGCTCGCCTGTGCGGACATCTCCATCAACATCTGGTATGGCTTTTGTGTTCCCATCATGACGGTCATCTCAGATGTGATTCTCATTGCTGTTTCCTACACCCTTATCCTCTGTGCAGTCTTCCGCCTCCCCTCCCGGGATGCCCGCCAGAAGGCCCTTGGCACCTGTGGTTCCCATGTCTGTGTCATCCTCATGTTTTATACACCTGCCTTTTTCTCTATCCTTGCCCATCGCTTTGGACACAATGTCTCCCGCACTTTCCACATCATGTTTGCCAACCTCTACGTTGTTATCCCACCTGCACTCAACCCCGTTGTCTATGGAGTGAAGACCAAACAGATCAGAGATAAAgtcatacttttattttcaaccaaGTGTACATAA
- the LOC125282465 gene encoding olfactory receptor 52H1-like produces MHNLSSSNTGDFTLLGIPGLEQYHVWISIPFCFVYLVAIGGNGILLYLIAVERSLHAPMFFFLSMLAMTDLILSTTCVPKTLTIFWRGPQKIGFPGCLTQLFFLHYSFVLDSAILLAMAFDRYVAICSPLRYTTILTPRTIVKIIVGISFRSFCVFVPCVFLVNRLPFCRTRIIPHTYCEHIGVARLACADISINIWYGFCVPIMTVLSDVILTAVSYTLILCAVFRLPSRDARHKALGTCGSHVCVILMFYIPAFFSILAHRFGHNVPHTFHILFANLYVVIPPALNPIVYGVKTKQIRDKVILLLFPQGSQ; encoded by the coding sequence ATGCACAACCTGAGCAGCTCCAACACAGGTGACTTCACCCTTTTGGGCATCCCCGGCCTGGAGCAGTACCACGTCTGGATCAGCATCCCCTTCTGCTTTGTCTACCTTGTGGCCATTGGGGGCAACGGTATCCTTCTCTACCTCATTGCTGTGGAGCGGAGTCTTCATGCACccatgttctttttcctttccatgcTAGCCATGACAGATCTGATCTTGTCTACCACATGTGTCCCCAAAACCCTTACCATCTTCTGGCGTGGTCCCCAAAAAATCGGTTTTCCTGGTTGCCTCACCCAGTTATTCTTTCTGCACTACAGCTTTGTCCTGGACTCGGCGATACTCCTGGCCATGGCGTTtgaccgctacgtggccatctgcTCTCCTCTGAGATACACCACGATTCTGACCCCCAGAACCATTGTTAAAATTATTGTGGGAATTTCCTTCAGaagtttctgtgtttttgttcCATGTGTTTTTCTCGTAAATCGTTTACCCTTCTGCAGGACACGCATCATCCCGCACACATACTGTGAGCACATAGGTGTTGCCCGGCTCGCCTGTGCGGACATCTCCATCAACATCTGGTATGGCTTTTGTGTTCCCATCATGACGGTCCTCTCAGATGTGATTCTCACTGCTGTCTCCTACACCCTCATCCTCTGTGCGGTCTTCCGCCTCCCGTCCCGGGATGCCCGCCACAAGGCCCTTGGCACCTGTGGTTCCCATGTCTGTGTCATCCTCATGTTCTATATACCAGCATTCTTCTCCATCCTTGCCCATCGCTTTGGCCACAATGTCCCTCATACCTTTCACATCCTCTTCGCCAACCTCTATGTAGTCATCCCACCCGCACTCAATCCTATTGTCTATGGAGTAAAGACCAAGCAGATCCGGGACAAAGTCATTCTCCTGCTCTTTCCCCAGGGGTCCCAGTGA